Part of the Mixophyes fleayi isolate aMixFle1 chromosome 12, aMixFle1.hap1, whole genome shotgun sequence genome is shown below.
TAAATAAACATTGACAAAGTAACATCTGTTATGCGTTATTTGCCACAAATGATCAGATGTACCAAAATATAGGAATTAATCTTGTAATGTCCtgctatataaaagaaaaataaaatactgattGAGAGAGGTTGCACTTTCTTTTTCACATGGCtgtatacacgcacacacagaacACATACAGTTGTGTTGCTCACCTTGTGGGCAGTGTCTGCAAACTGTTGTGCACTATTCATCATTTCCGCTGTTGATTCCTCAGCACGACCAAGTCGCTCTCCGCGCTCATTAAGGGCTTGGCTagctttctgtacagcactggttACACTGTCGGCAGCAGAGTGTAATATACTGTttcctgaaaaacaaaaaaaatatacattcttCCTTATTGCAGTAATATAAAGACAGCTTTAGAAATGCATAACAATTGATAAAAATGCATACATATGAATCAGAATTCCTTTATATTTTCTTTGGAGTAGGCCATGCTTTTCAAACATATACTCAAGTCTGGTAAACAGTGATTTAAAGAGATACTGTCAACAAGGTTAGCTTAGGTTGTGATTAAACTTGAAAATGAGTGATGAGAGATATTTGTGAAAACTGTTCTACTGCAAAGTATATGAGCTGTTGTCCATAGCAAacaatcaagatttttttttattttttttttttaaatacaagtcacaaaaatgaaagcaaatatccgATTGGTGGCTATGGGCAACGTCACCTTTTTATACACAATTTCCTGTAGAAGAGTTTTCATAAACGGCCTCCAGTTTACTGTGGATAACTAGATTCATGAAACAACTACTAATGATGAGATGTGAAGACTCTGAAGATGTGAGCACCAGTATAATTTACCTTGTTGCCAGCTTCAATATCATCACTTGCCCTCAAAAGTATGAAATAGCTAATGGCATTAAATCGAATTCCCACCAGACCACTCATGAtcataagtaaataaaaacactCCGATTACACAACCAGAGTCTAACTGTCTCGTAGGCTAGTCAATAGTATTGCATCTGGGGACACATTTAAGTGATTTAAAGGCAGAAGACAACATTTATGAAAACAGAtcagcaaaacaaacaaacataacaaaaaaaaaaaaaaaatgaaaacaaaaacccaaaaacagtAACAGATGGTGGTGATAATGGATTTCAGCACTTTTTTCCCTGatgcacaatttaaaaaaaaaaaaaaatgtcccccaTTTTTCTTAGTTTGGCACAAACCTTTTTGTCTCATTACGGAAATGGACTACTACTGCAACAACAttcaacacttagggctagatttactaagctgcgggtttgaaaaagtggggatgttgcctatggcaaccaatcagattatagctgtcattttgtagaaggtactaaataaactaaagctagaatctgattggttgctataggcaacatccccacttttttaaacccgcagcttagtaaaactagcccttagactttgatGCAGCCGTACTCACCTGAGAAGAGCCTGGACTGGCAGTTGATGAACTCAGGCTTTCTGTCTGAGAGGTATCTCTGACATGTGTGATGCAGGATTTGGAAGAAAGTAAATTTCTCAGAGCCAGAACTAGCCACCCACTGATCAGAAGCGTTATCAAACTGAAGGTCGAATTCCGGGGACTCCTGCAAATGGCCAAAGTGAAACAACATTGTACTACAGGGTAAAGTCCTgttagaaaatagttttttcactaTTGATTCTGGTAATTGTGAACTTGGATACACCAACATTCCAGAGGAAATAACTGCTTTCAGAGTAGTGATCTTTAATATCTTACTTTGGCTGTATGGATGCCTTGGATATAATCCATTTTGCTTATACAGGTGTAGACAGCAAATCACAAAGTTAAGCAGAAAACTATGCACACGTCATTCCGTTCCTTGTGAAATATGAAACCCATTCACCCATGTAAACAGAGATTTGGAAGTGCAAGAGCCCTTTGTGACTTGGATATCCATATAAGATACACAATGAGGCATATAAAGGAAAatcttgtaaaaaaataaatttggcaATCGGATACAAAAAGGTCTGTTAATGTACAAGTAATTCAGGGAAATAAAGTCGACCtcactatataatattattatgaatATCTAGAATGGATAATCTATGGACATAAAAATTTCGCTTCACAATGAGGGTATATATTATTGACCCGAGTTGTGGATTCCCAGGTCCCCCTATAGCAGAATAATAACTTTGCCACCTTTCATAGTGAGTTCCCAACAAGGGATCGACGTCTGAATCCTGGTGATCATTTGCAGAAATATAAACAATGTTGTAAATAGTACTAGGTTTCAGCTATATTCAGGTATTCGTAAATGACAGGGAAAGTACACAATCTGCAGGAAGTGTCTTaacacatgtaaaatataaagaaaacactTGTCTGTAAACATTAACTATTTCATTGCAACAATCAGTATTTACCCCATTGTTTCCATACTTGCTGCTGGCTATAAATGCAAAGACTGCCAAAACAGACTCATGATTCCTGTATGACCGGATACAAACTCTGTTGGCACTTTTACAGACTGTATGCTAGCAAAAACCAGGAAGAGATTCTGTGTGCACTTGTTACTATTTGTATTCATAGGTACACATCAAAACGTATATATTTGCAGTTATTCTGTAAAAGCATACTTCCCAACTCTtccgatttaggtgggacagtatCTATTTGTGGGTTCTGTCCTCATTGAGACAGGTTTGTCCCTAATGGACCAGGATGCAATGTGGTTAATCCACGGACTGCTGCTGTAATGGATGGGGCAGGTGCATGCGGTAATGAGAGTATTTTGTGGCGAGCACCATCTAAGTGCTAGGCACGCCTCGGGACTGTGGCCTTGCCTCCATACACATTAATTGACAAACCAAATTTAATACTATAAAAGAAGAAAACTTGTAAGGGAAAAACAAACATTGAGCGGTGACCTAATGTTTAGTAAGAGGTTAAAGTGACTTATTCCACTTATGTAGAATGTGTTATTGTTAAACTACACATAACCCCCCCTTCACGCACACACTGTAATGGTATCTAGTACAACTGCAGTAGTACTACACCCTCGAAGTTCTGGGCTGAATGTtgacgacccccccccccccccccatgtgttgTCTGTGATATCTTTGTGGTATATTATCCTAGCTAATTACAGTATATTTCTCTACCTTCCACTATACATGCTATTCATTAAGACCTCCTTATCGGTCATTTATCTAAGGCCCTACCATGAGGAGTGAAAAAGAGCGGTTTACTATCTTTATAGAATGAAACCTGAAAAAGGAGAAGAGGGTCATGTGATGGGAGGCTAGGAGACAGGACGTGTCTGCGTTGATCCTATATTGTTGATATAAACACATACAAGAAAACAAATGTGCAAAAGGTGCTAACCTAATGAAAACCCTGGCAATAATCATAGTGTTTTTACATTGCCCAGAAAACAAACTACTTGAC
Proteins encoded:
- the STXBP6 gene encoding syntaxin-binding protein 6; the protein is MSAKATISKEVFSPQDERMLGAVLVKRRSKKKIPFLATGGQGEYRTYICISVSNKRPPQVYITKVKQFEGSSCFVRRSQWTLDQLRQVNGIDPNRESPEFDLQFDNASDQWVASSGSEKFTFFQILHHTCQRYLSDRKPEFINCQSRLFSGNSILHSAADSVTSAVQKASQALNERGERLGRAEESTAEMMNSAQQFADTAHKLAMKHKC